A section of the Humulus lupulus chromosome 2, drHumLupu1.1, whole genome shotgun sequence genome encodes:
- the LOC133816801 gene encoding phloretin 4'-O-glucosyltransferase-like, producing MARLRFILVTYPAQGHINPTLQFAKRLAAATDGGADITFTIPLFAYRRMSKGLDSKTIETSNGSVISFAAFSIDGYDDGYDSRVGDHQHYHSETSRCGTQAITDLVVSARDDGRPYSFLVCTLLLPWAGFAADKLGLPSAMLWIQPATVFAIYYHYFYGYGDMIREVFDKKEYRLKTTVPGLSLELTQRDLPSFMDHEDTYHEAMKIFEEQFEMIRARNEKRILVNTFDELETEALGAVSGMSLIGIGPLIPSAFLDEKDPSDKSFGGDLFERSKGKYMEWLNSKPETTVVYVSFGSLLDLPKQQMEEIAKGLLDFGSPFLWVIRKKTQNDEKGGGGDGDDGELSCREELDKLGLIVPWCSQVEVLCNESVGCFVSHCGWNSTLESMASGVPVVAIPRWSDQGTNAKLIEDVWKTGVRVKPNEDGIVASEEIRRCLELVMGGKENEKESGKENRVEMRRNAKKWKDLAKEATKEDGSSDQNLKSFVSKMIRETTVCNDSIAF from the coding sequence ATGGCACGGCTCCGATTCATCTTGGTTACGTACCCAGCTCAGGGCCACATAAACCCAACTCTCCAATTCGCCAAGCGTCTAGCCGCCGCCACCGACGGCGGCGCCGACATCACCTTCACCATCCCACTCTTTGCCTACCGCCGCATGTCAAAGGGACTCGACTCGAAAACAATAGAAACTTCGAACGGGTCGGTCATATCCTTCGCCGCATTCTCCATTGACGGCTACGATGATGGTTACGACTCTCGAGTAGGTGATCACCAACACTACCATTCGGAGACCAGTCGTTGTGGAACACAAGCCATAACCGATCTCGTCGTTTCCGCCAGAGACGACGGTCGTCCGTACAGTTTCTTGGTCTGCACGCTTCTCCTCCCGTGGGCAGGTTTCGCCGCCGACAAACTCGGTCTCCCGTCGGCGATGCTGTGGATTCAGCCGGCGACGGTTTTTGCTATATACTATCACTACTTCTATGGTTACGGTGATATGATCAGAGAAGTGTTTGACAAAAAGGAGTATCGTTTGAAAACGACAGTGCCTGGATTGTCGTTAGAGCTGACTCAACGGGATTTACCGTCGTTTATGGATCATGAAGATACGTACCACGAGGCTATGAAGATCTTTGAAGAACAGTTTGAGATGATTCGAGCGAGAAATGAGAAGAGAATACTTGTCAACACTTTTGATGAGTTGGAGACTGAGGCGTTGGGAGCTGTTAGCGGTATGAGTTTGATCGGAATCGGACCGTTGATTCCGTCGGCTTTTCTGGACGAGAAAGACCCTTCTGATAAGTCGTTCGGTGGAGATCTTTTCGAGAGATCAAAGGGCAAGTACATGGAATGGCTAAACTCGAAGCCTGAAACGACAGTGGTTTATGTGTCGTTTGGGAGTCTACTGGATTTGCCAAAGCAACAAATGGAAGAAATAGCTAAAGGGTTGCTGGATTTCGGCAGTCCGTTCTTGTGGGTCATCAGAAAAAAGACTCAGAACGACGAAAAaggtggtggtggtgatggtgatGATGGTGAACTGAGTTGCAGAGAAGAGTTGGATAAGCTTGGATTGATAGTGCCATGGTGTTCTCAAGTGGAGGTTTTGTGTAACGAGTCAGTTGGGTGTTTCGTGAGTCACTGTGGCTGGAACTCGACGCTGGAGAGCATGGCTTCGGGGGTTCCGGTGGTGGCGATTCCGAGGTGGTCGGATCAAGGGACGAACGCTAAGCTGATCGAGGATGTGTGGAAAACAGGTGTGAGAGTTAAGCCCAACGAGGATGGAATTGTTGCGAGTGAAGAGATTAGGAGGTGTTTGGAGTTGGTCATGGGAGGAAAGGAAAATGAGAAGGAAAGTGGGAAGGAAAATAGGGTGGAAATGAGAAGAAATGCAAAGAAATGGAAGGATTTGGCTAAGGAGGCTACTAAAGAAGATGGATCTTCGGATCAAAATCTCAAGTCCTTTGTTTCGAAAATGATTCGTGAAACTACAGTTTGCAACGATTCTATTGctttttaa